A region of Nostoc sp. 'Peltigera membranacea cyanobiont' N6 DNA encodes the following proteins:
- a CDS encoding bromodomain-containing protein has protein sequence MDWKYRWKNGYRPSRDQAAKNPHLLDESQFHNEQDRKLAEESARKHLGIPAPTLDEEKSILPQAASPNEDF, from the coding sequence ATGGACTGGAAGTACAGGTGGAAAAATGGCTATCGACCAAGCCGAGATCAAGCGGCAAAAAACCCTCATTTGTTAGATGAGAGTCAATTCCACAATGAGCAAGACCGAAAGCTAGCTGAAGAATCTGCAAGGAAGCATTTGGGCATACCTGCACCAACTTTAGATGAAGAGAAGTCAATTTTACCTCAAGCAGCTTCGCCTAATGAAGACTTTTAG